The sequence below is a genomic window from Acetivibrio clariflavus DSM 19732.
CCAGCACTCAAGAAATACAGTTTCAGATGCAGCGCCGGGGTTGAGCCCCGGAATTTCACATCTGACTTGCATCCCCGCCTACGCGCCCTTTACACCCAGTAATTCCGGACAACGCTCGCCACCTACGTATTACCGCGGCTGCTGGCACGTAGTTAGCCGTGGCTTGTTCCTTGGGTACCGTCATTATCGTCCCCAACCAAAGAAGTTTACAATCCGAAGACCTTCTTCCTTCACGCGGCGTTGCTGCGTCAGGGTTTCCCCCATTGCGCAATATTCCCCACTGCTGCCTCCCGTAGGAGTCTGGGCCGTGTCTCAGTCCCAATGTGGCCGATCAACCTCTCAGTTCGGCTACCGATCGTCGCCTTGGTGAGCCGTTACCTCACCAACTAGCTAATCGGACGCGGGCTCATCTCACACCGGATTGCTCCTTTGATAACAAAGTGATGCCACCTCGTTATGTTATGCGGTATTAGCACTAGTTTCCCAGTGTTATCCCCCTGTGTGAGGCAGATTACCCACGCGTTACTCACCCGTCCGCCGCTATCCTGCATTCAACATTCAATACTCAGCTCCTTTTTGTGTTGGCACTTTATTCAGCGTGAAGCAGAAACTTTAAACATATCATAGTATATGGTTGTTTCTGCTTGACGCCGGCTCAATCTCCAACGTCAGCTGAATACTCAATGTTGAATGCAGGACCGCTCGACTTGCATGTGTTAGGCACGCCGCCAGCGTTCGTCCTGAGCCAGGATCAAACTCTCTAAAAAAACTTTATCTACTTCGCTGTATCTCTACAGCTACGTATTAATCTCTTTAGAAAGCCTTTTGGCTCCAAATTACTTACTCGCGTATATCTCGCAAGTTACTCATTAAATCAACGAGTTCCTTTCCTTCTTACACTGTTCACTTTTCAAAGTCCATATCCATCGCCTCATCGGCGCGGAATCTTATATTAACATGTCGCTTAATCTTTGTCAACACTTTTTTTTAATTTTTTTCGTATTGACCTCCAACCGGCTTTCTGTCTTGCTTCTTAAGTAATTTCGCAGTCGGTATCGGCGACAGCTTTAATAATATATCACCTATTTCACTTTTACACAACACCGTAAAGCCTCGGTATTTAATAATTAAATTAATTTATGTCTCATTTCCTCTATTATAAGATGATATCCTAATTTAAATTAAATTATACATACTTTTAATAAATAAACTTTATTTTATGCTTTTGTATTTCAAAAAGCGTGTGACAATATATTATTTGATAAAGAAAAGTTCCTTTAACTCATCGGATCATAGTCAATATTCTCTTTGGAATTATTAACTTAAGCTTTGCAGGCATGTTATTTAAATCCTCTTTGGTAATTCCTCTTACATATATCATTATATATGCAAAAACAACTACACCAACAGAAACAGCTATACATGTTGAAATAGCGTTGGCTATATAAATGCTTCCTATAAACTTCAACACAAAATACAATGGTTTATAAACAAGCCAAACAGCCAATCCCATAATAGCAGAAGAAATCAACGGTTTTGAAGCTAGCTTTAACAAATTTATATCCACATCCATACTTTTTTTAATCTCAATCGTGTTTAATACTATAGGAACAATAAAACCAACTATGCTTCCAATAATAGCCCCCATAATGTTAATTGCCCTGATTCCTATTAAAATATAATTTATCATAATTTTAACCACTATACCTATTAATAAATAAAATGTTGCCTTATAAAGCTTTCCCGCCCCCTGAAGTATTGACGTCTGTATTTGAGATATAGACATCAATATTAATAGTGCAGAACCATACATCATTAGTTTGTATCCGTCACCATATCCTAATATTGAGTATAATTGTTTACTGAGTATCGACATCCCCACTGCTGATGGAATAGATATAAAGAAACACAATCTGAATGTGTAGTTAGTTTTTTCGTCAAGTTGCTTTTTATCCTGAATAGCAACAGCTGCTGAAATTATAGGAAGTATTGTAGCTGCAAGAGCAGAAGCAATGGCAATAGGTGCATTTATTAGCTGCTGATATTTAAATAAAAGCCCATATAGCTTGCTTGCCTCAACCTCACTGTATCCTGCAGCATTAAGTCTTGACATTGTATTTGTAAGGTCAATAAGATTTCCTGCATACTGAGCTGCAACGCAAATTGTTATAGGAATACTGTATTTTATAATTCTTTTTGCCAACTCACCGTAAGGCAACTTTTTCACATTTGGATCCCTATACTGCCTATATTCTCTGTTTCTTTTAAAAATATATATCAAGTACATTGCCGCCACTAATGCACCCACTGAAGTCCCAACAGTTGCTCCGGCACAGGACCCTTCTACAGTCTCTCTAAAAAGGTATGCAAATAGTAGCGTAAAGAAAACATTCACAAATTGCTCTATTACCTGCGAGATTGCAGTTGGTGACATGTTTCCCCTACCCTGAAAATAACCTCTATACGAAGATATAACAGCAGTAATAAATAAAGTAGGAGACAACACAGCAATCCCCAGTGATGCTTTTTCACAATTAAGCATATTGGCAACTGGCTTCGCAGTAATAAACATTATTAAAGACAATAA
It includes:
- a CDS encoding putative polysaccharide biosynthesis protein, coding for MQKQSLTKGFAVMSAASIIVKIMSFLYIPFLMAIIGDEGTGVYGVIYQVYVFIYVIANSGIPVAISKSISELTAIGNGKDALRAFKIARSYLIILGLLLSLIMFITAKPVANMLNCEKASLGIAVLSPTLFITAVISSYRGYFQGRGNMSPTAISQVIEQFVNVFFTLLFAYLFRETVEGSCAGATVGTSVGALVAAMYLIYIFKRNREYRQYRDPNVKKLPYGELAKRIIKYSIPITICVAAQYAGNLIDLTNTMSRLNAAGYSEVEASKLYGLLFKYQQLINAPIAIASALAATILPIISAAVAIQDKKQLDEKTNYTFRLCFFISIPSAVGMSILSKQLYSILGYGDGYKLMMYGSALLILMSISQIQTSILQGAGKLYKATFYLLIGIVVKIMINYILIGIRAINIMGAIIGSIVGFIVPIVLNTIEIKKSMDVDINLLKLASKPLISSAIMGLAVWLVYKPLYFVLKFIGSIYIANAISTCIAVSVGVVVFAYIMIYVRGITKEDLNNMPAKLKLIIPKRILTMIR